A single window of Pseudocalidococcus azoricus BACA0444 DNA harbors:
- the hslO gene encoding Hsp33 family molecular chaperone HslO: MPDQLIRATAAAEGIRAVGVITTRLTEEARQRHQLSYVATAALGRTMAAGLLLASNMKQPQARVNIRVQGNGPLGIVFADAGCDGTVRGYVQNPEIELPPNQSGKLDVGGAVGASGFLYVIRDIGYGYPYSSTVELVSGEIGDDVTYYLATSEQTPSALMLGVFVGQNGTEAAGGILLQILPQAAENEALIATLESRVAALQGFTPMLRAGKTLPEMFEQLLGDLDLKILPQNQLLRFHCGCTHERMLGALKILGEAELKDILMTETFAEATCHFCNEVYHANSRELEQLLAELEQETAASS, from the coding sequence ATGCCCGATCAACTGATCCGTGCCACTGCTGCTGCTGAAGGAATCCGGGCTGTGGGAGTGATCACAACTCGTCTCACGGAAGAGGCTCGCCAACGCCACCAACTTTCCTATGTTGCTACCGCCGCTCTAGGGAGAACCATGGCCGCCGGATTACTGTTAGCCTCCAACATGAAACAGCCCCAGGCCCGCGTTAATATTCGAGTTCAAGGCAATGGCCCCCTCGGAATTGTCTTTGCAGATGCGGGCTGTGATGGCACGGTGCGCGGCTATGTCCAAAACCCAGAGATTGAATTACCCCCCAATCAATCTGGCAAGTTAGATGTGGGTGGTGCAGTCGGGGCTTCGGGCTTTCTCTATGTCATCCGCGATATTGGCTACGGCTATCCCTACTCCAGCACCGTGGAATTAGTCTCAGGGGAAATTGGCGATGATGTTACCTACTATTTAGCAACCTCTGAACAAACACCCTCTGCCCTGATGCTAGGAGTTTTTGTCGGGCAAAATGGCACTGAAGCCGCCGGGGGAATCCTCCTGCAAATTCTGCCCCAGGCCGCGGAGAATGAGGCGTTAATTGCAACCTTGGAATCACGGGTGGCGGCCTTACAGGGCTTTACGCCGATGCTGCGAGCGGGCAAAACTCTCCCGGAAATGTTTGAGCAGTTGTTGGGGGATCTGGACTTGAAAATTCTGCCGCAAAATCAACTGTTACGGTTTCACTGTGGTTGTACCCATGAACGGATGCTGGGAGCCTTAAAAATCCTCGGTGAAGCAGAACTCAAGGATATCCTCATGACTGAAACCTTTGCTGAGGCTACCTGTCATTTTTGTAACGAAGTTTATCACGCTAATAGTCGGGAACTTGAACAATTATTAGCAGAACTGGAACAGGAAACAGCCGCCTCCAGTTAG
- a CDS encoding Ycf34 family protein, producing the protein MCICVNCAFVDRCTTYYAVEEQHQQPHLTDEPSFEPDQPTINVNIRTFGEEIQLEWDVVGCASFQLESGRWSRLRPGELIPT; encoded by the coding sequence ATGTGTATTTGTGTCAACTGTGCCTTTGTGGATCGGTGCACAACCTATTACGCCGTAGAAGAGCAGCACCAACAACCCCATCTTACCGATGAACCAAGTTTTGAACCCGATCAACCGACCATTAACGTCAATATCCGTACCTTTGGTGAAGAAATTCAATTGGAATGGGATGTGGTTGGCTGTGCCAGTTTTCAGCTAGAGTCGGGGCGGTGGTCGCGCTTACGGCCGGGGGAATTGATTCCAACCTAA